Below is a genomic region from uncultured Erythrobacter sp..
CGGCTGCCGTCCTGAGTGATCGTGCTCACCTGATCGCCAGACACCTGACCCTGCACAACCGTAGCGATATTGTCATCACCGTTCTGGGTGATCGTGCTGTCGCTGTCCTCCGAACGCTGCGAGGTGTCGGCGATGTTGTTTTCGCCCGTCTGGGTATGGGTGATGGTCGAATCGTCATCATCCTGGAACGCGCTCGAATCGTTGCCGTCGCCGCTTTGCGTGATCAGCACGACACCGCGGTCGGTGTTGCTGTCCTGATCGACAAAGCTGGTGTTGAGCACGCCCGACTGGATTACGTCGACATCGCCCTCTTCGCCGTCTTGGATGACAGTCGAAACATTGTCCGCTGCGGTCTGCTCGACATTGGCGTTGTTGGCGCGCTGTGACTGGTTGACGGTGGAGACGCCGTTATCGGAAGATTGCGACACGGTCGCGACCTGATTCAGCGCACTCTGCGTGACTGAAGATGTGTTATCCGATCCGGTCTGGTCGACATCGGCCGAACCGTTGGTCCCGCCCTGTGACACAGAAGAATCGTTGCCGCTCAGGATCTGGAAGACATCGACCGTCCCGGCACTGCCGGTTTGGGTCACGCTGGAAATCGAACCATCGCTGTCCTGATTGACAGTTGCCATGTTGGTCGAGCCGGATTGTGCGATATCGGAATCGTTGCCGAGACCAGCCTGCGTGAAGCTTGTGGTGTTGGTCAGACCGCTTTGCGTCATCGCGGAGGTGTTTTCGTCCCCGATCTGGAACGAGGTGATGGTGTTGCCGTCACCCGCCTGATCGATGTCGCTGGCATTGGTGTTGGCCGTCGCGCCAGTAATGAGGATACCCTGCTGCTCGACAGTAACCGAAGAATTGTCCGCGCTCTGATCGACGATCGACGAATTGCCGCCATCGGGGCCGCCCTGCGTCACCGAAAGAGTGCTGCCGGTTCCCGTTTGAGAAATGGTGCTGGAATTGCTTTGCGCCAGCGCGGGGCTTGCCACGCCAAGAGCAAGGATCGACGCGCCTGCTAGGAATGTTCTTTTCATCTGCCTGGTCCTCCTAGTTCTGCGTCACGGTGGCGGCGTTGCCGGTGCCGGTTTGCGAGACACTCGAAAAATCACCAATGCCGCCTTGCGTGACGGTGGCTCCGTTGAGGTCGCCGTTCTGCGCAATGACGCTGATCCCATCAGTCCCGTTTTGCGTGACAGTGAGGGTGTTGTCGGTGCTGATCGCGTCAAACCCTTGCTGGGCAAGGCTCAGATTGCCGGATCCGTTTTGAGTGACAGTCGCAGTGTTGGTCGCGCCGCCAGTAAAGCCCTGATCGATTTCGCTCTCGTTGCCATTGCCATTCTGGTTGAGCGTCGCGACTTGCGTGGTGCCGCCCTGGAACACACGGCTGATGCCGTCGTTGGCAGACTGGTTGACATCGGCGGTGCTGGTGGCGCTACCGGCGATCTGCACGACCAGACTGTCATTGGCGTTGCCGACCTGATCGACAAAAACGCGATTGTCGGTGCCAGACTGGGTGACGTCTGAAACATTGTCATCGCCAATTTGCATCGGGCGAACCAGCAGGGTTTGAAATCCTGCCACAGACACGCCGTCCTGAAGCACGGTTGAGGTGTTGTTGCTACCCCGTTGAGCAGTCTGAACATCGGCAAGGCCTGGTGCAGCGGTCAGACCCGACTGCGTAATGGTCGATGTATTCCCGTCGCCCATTTCCTGCGTCACCACCGCCAACATGCGATCGCCATCTTGCGTGACGGTCGAGGTGTTCATCGAGCTGTCTTGGAACACGCTGGCGTTTGCCGAATCGCCGGGCTGGTTCACGGTGGACGTGTTGCCCGTGCCTTCTTGCCTCACGAACGCGGTGACGGAAGCAGAGCCACCGGGGACGCCCCAATTGATCCCGGCATTCCCGCCGCTCTGGTCAATGGTGGAAACATGATCCGCGCCGATCTGCTCACTTCGCGCAAATGAGGAAAAAATTGCCCCACCAAGGTCAGTCGAGGACTGCGTGATGGTCGAGGTCTGGTTGGTCCCGGACTGATCAATATCCCCAATATTCTGATCACCCGTCTGGGTCAGCGTCGCAGTGCTGTCATCGCTGACTTGCAATACCGTTGCATCACCATTGGTGCCGGTCTGGCTGAGCGTCGAAGTATTGTCGTCGCCATCCTGATCGACATCCGCAACATTGGCCATGCCAGATTGCGTAATGCCCGATGTGTTACCCGTACCACCCTGAAGCAAATTAGCCAGATTGAGGGTGCCGCCCTGCGTCATGGTTGAGCTGTTTTCGTCGCCCACTTGCGCAGAGACCACAATGCTCATGTCACCGCTTTGAGTGACAGTGCTGGTGTTGGTGGTCGCAGGCAGACCAAGGTCAAACCCGGTTTGCGTGACCAAGATCGAGCTGTTGTCTCCGCTTTGATCGACCGTCGAGCTTCCGCCGCCAAAGACGCCGTCCTGCACAATTGTGGTCGTGCTGTCAGTGCCCGATTGGGTGATCGCCGACGTATTGTTGTCGCTCGATTGCGTGACAGTGGCGGTCGGACGAATGCCGCTCTGCGTTCCGGTCGAGCTGTTCATATTGCCAGACTGGGTAACAGTGAACGTGCCTTCATCACCCGGCTGATTGACCGAGGCGAAGTTGTCGTCACCGCTTTGGATGAAGGTCGCGGTGTGGTCTTCATTGCCGCTCGCAGAAAGACCGGTGCCCTGGCTTTCGACCCGCGCTTCGTTGCGGTCGCCGGTTTGCAGGATGTCCGCGAGGTTGAGCTCGTTGATCTGGCGAACCACGGCGATGTTGTCATCGCCTTGCTGATTGACAAAAACATCGTTGTCATCGTCAAGCGGGCCAGTGCCGTTGATACCCTGCTGGACATCAGAGGAGTTGCGGTCACCACTTTGCGTGATCGTCGCCGTCTGATTGTCCGAGATAATGCCTTGAACAAGCGTCGAAGTGTTCATCTCGCCGCTCTGCGTCACAAAAGCATCGCTGTTCGATGCGCGCTGATCAATCGTCGAGGTGTTGTCGCTACTGGTTTGCAGAACAACCGCATTGGTGTTGTTGTCATCGCGCTGAGTGATGGTGCTCGAATTGCGCTCGCCCAGCTGATCGACATCGATCGTACCGTCGAGGTCTGACTGCGTGATGGTCGAAGTGTTGTCGTCGCCATCTTGCAGAACATCGGCGAAATTATCTGTGTCGGACTGGCTCACGGTCGAGCTGTTGCCGATGCCGCCCTGGACCAGCGCGACTTCCATATCGACGCCGCTTTGGGTGACGGTGGAATCGTTCGCATCACCGGTCTGCGCCGAATTGACGATCTGGTTGGCGCCAGCCTGCGTGATGTCGCTGGAATTGGTGTCGGGGCTTGGTGCGACAAGATCAATGCCGGTCTGCGTAACATTGATCGTGCTGGTGTCAGCGCTCTGATCGACAGTCGAAGAGTTACCACCATCCGGACCGCCCTGCGTGACAGAGACGGCGCTGCCTGTTCCGGTTTGAGAAACAGTACTCGAATTGTCCTGCGCTGAGGCTGTCACACTTACCGAAAGCGCCAGCGTCGAAACTGCAAGATATAGGTAGTTCTTCATACTTGTATCACCTGACATCACAGGCGATGACCGCAGAACGCAACGACGCATTGAGACGTCGAGCTATCAGGATATCGCCATCCAATTCACTGCACGCATCGGAGTTGCAGCTCCTTTGCGTGCGTTTCTTCTGCGACCCGCGATGCGCCCTCATTTTTTGCGGTGCGCACCGACTTCAATTCAAAAGCTTCTCGACTACGACCCCCCGTCGTTGTCATCCCCGTCATCGACCACCGTTAGAGCGGTCAGCGAGCCTGCGCGTTCGACTGCTTGCTGCACGTCGCGCGCATCGTAAATTCCATCACGCTCTGCGCGGTAGGTGCTGAGCAGCGCCTCGGCGCCTTCCATGTCGGCGAAACGCCACAGGCCCAGATCGACGCCTTCGAGCACCAGCCCGTAAACCGCCTTTTCAATGGCTTGCTGGAGCGCGACCTGATCTGGCTCATTCGAAGTGATGCCCCACTCCGCTTCAAGCAGTTCGCGGAAAGCCACAAAGCGATAGGCACTTGCGCCGATGGCCTGACTGGCAATCGTCTTGGATGCCTGAACATTGGTGAGCACTTCGCCGGTGCGCACAGAAACCGCGCGCAGGTAAACCGTCACAGTGTCCTGCCGGTATTCGGTCCGCGCCCCGATGCCGAGAAACGCTGCACCAGCGCCTCCGGTCACAGTGTTGGTGTCATAGCCGACGATCCCGCCTTCGAGCAGCACGCCGGCAAACAGCAGAGCGGGCAGCGCATTGGGATCGATCTGCTCTTCACCGAGATAGCGGCGGCGCATTTCGCCGATGATCTGGCGTTCTTTCAGCAGGTTATCGAGACGCTCGCGCTCGACCACGGTGAACCATTGACGGTCGCCCGCATCCTGCAGAGCCTTTACCAGGATCGAACCTGCGCCCTGCGTGACAGCGCGCGACAATGTCTGACCGGTATTGGTCGGTCGGAACTGGCCGGTCTGATCGGTGAAACCATAGACTGCAATCGCCACCTGCCGCTGCGGGCCAGGAAGCTGTTGCAGCAGATTTTGCGTCTGCGTTTTCTTGGGGAAGTAAGCGAGGCTGGTGCTTTCGGGCAGCAGATTGCGCCCATCCTGCCCAACACTCATACACCCGCCCAGACCAAGGGCGAGCGCGGTGGCCAGACCGATCTTCGCGCCAAGTTTCGCAAGGGCGCGCATCAGTTCACCTCGATAAACAGAGGGATCACGATGCGGGTTTCTTCGCCCGTATCATCATTGCGGATGATCAGCGTCACCTCATCGAGTGAGCGGAAGAATTCGATTGTCTGACCGCCGAAACTGATCGTGCCCGATTCTTGCGGATTTTCGCCAAAGATCGCGTCGACAATCTGCGACGACAGCGCTGACAAGAGCCGCGATTCCAGCTGGCGGGCGAAGATGCTCGACTGGCTGTTGCGATCAACTGCATTGGGGTCGGTCGTGTTGTTCTGCGCGTTGGCAGTGCCGAGAATGTGATTGGAATTAAAGGGGTTGCCGCCGAAAGTCGGGCTGATCGGCTCATGCACCAGATCCTGTGCCAGCGCCGGACTCGCGATTGCACAGCAACCAAAAGCCGCAGCAAACGCAAAAGAGCGTATCATCCTCAATTCCCCCCTGCCCATAGGCAGCCCTAACAAAGGTTAATTTTCTCGATGAGCGAAAATGCAATGATCCACTCTGCGAGTCGAGCAATTTAATAACACTATGATACAAATTAGCCAGCTTTTCCGACGTTTTAATCGGAGCTTACCGCATTATGGCTTCGCTCTGCCGTGCGGTGGAAGCGAGCCAATGCTTACCGGAAATGGTTAACGCCGACCTAGGTGAAGGTGCGTAGGACTGAGCCTCTCACAGGACTTTTCGGGAAATTGGCGGAGAATTGGCGGCTAGAGGTTGGGCCGCAGCCAACGCTCTGCCGTCGCCATATCAACCCCGCGCCGGGTCGCATATTCCTCAAGCTGGTCGCGTCCGATTTTGGCAACCCCGAAATATTCCGCTTCCGGGTGGCCGAAATAGAACCCGCTCACCGCCGAGGTTGGCCACATGGCAAAGCTTTCGGTCAGGCTGATCCCGGTGTTCTTCTCCGCCTCGAGCAGGTCGAACAGGATCGGTTTGAGCGAATGGTCCGGGCATGCTGGATAGCCGGGCGCTGGTCGGATACCGCGATATTCTTCTTTGACCAGCGCCTCATTGGTCAGCTGCTCACCGGGCGAATAGCCCCACAGATCGGTGCGCACATGCTTGTGCAGCCGCTCAGCAAAAGCCTCAGCAAAGCGGTCAGAGAGCGCTTTGAGCAGGATGTCCGAATAATCGTCCTTGTCCGCCTGGAAGCGCGCCGAATGCTCGTCGATCCCGTGGATACCGACCGCAAATCCGCCGATCCAGTCGCCATTGGGATCGATGAAGTCGGCAAGGCACATATTGGCCCGGTCGCGCGACTTCTTGATCTGCTGGCGCAGCATAGGAAGCACCACATGCTCTTCGCGACCCCCTTCACGAATAAATTCGCGGTGGATCGTGATGTCATCGCCGTCACGCGCGCACGGCCAGAAACCGCACACGCCCTTCGCCGTCAGCCATTTCTCCGCGATAATCTGGTCGAGCATTGCATCCGCATCAGCCTTCAGACTGCGCGCGCTTTCGCCCACCACTTCATCGTCGAGAATCTTGGGATAGTTGCCGTGCAGTTCCCACGCGCGGAAGAACGGGGTCCAGTCGATATAGTCGCGCAGGTCTTCGAGCGGCCAATCTTCGAATGTGTGAACACCCGG
It encodes:
- a CDS encoding CsgG/HfaB family protein; translation: MRALAKLGAKIGLATALALGLGGCMSVGQDGRNLLPESTSLAYFPKKTQTQNLLQQLPGPQRQVAIAVYGFTDQTGQFRPTNTGQTLSRAVTQGAGSILVKALQDAGDRQWFTVVERERLDNLLKERQIIGEMRRRYLGEEQIDPNALPALLFAGVLLEGGIVGYDTNTVTGGAGAAFLGIGARTEYRQDTVTVYLRAVSVRTGEVLTNVQASKTIASQAIGASAYRFVAFRELLEAEWGITSNEPDQVALQQAIEKAVYGLVLEGVDLGLWRFADMEGAEALLSTYRAERDGIYDARDVQQAVERAGSLTALTVVDDGDDNDGGS
- a CDS encoding curli assembly protein CsgF is translated as MIRSFAFAAAFGCCAIASPALAQDLVHEPISPTFGGNPFNSNHILGTANAQNNTTDPNAVDRNSQSSIFARQLESRLLSALSSQIVDAIFGENPQESGTISFGGQTIEFFRSLDEVTLIIRNDDTGEETRIVIPLFIEVN